In Aedes albopictus strain Foshan chromosome 3, AalbF5, whole genome shotgun sequence, the following are encoded in one genomic region:
- the LOC109433159 gene encoding CD2 antigen cytoplasmic tail-binding protein 2 homolog, giving the protein MSKRTASEVAEEDNYLDDLVRDQQSNRPSTSKHTLDSDEEDSGDDDEAQYNVLDGNDIEGEEDGISRVDDEVKITPFNMKEEMEEGHFDADGHYLWKKGAEIRDNWLDNIDWVKIKNDPNYKEKKEDELKGLADSDSDDEEDEKAKGFDSAKTYENILGMMEPKETIKKALQRIGKKTAKLTTAQRWKMKKAGTLDDSSEKVTRLTELANEILTREGNMDIYDETYEMIQKKVNDSKSVPAKDELDMYADDFDSKEQSKLKDDDPKESSSSDAQPSTSTSSNQESEKKDVLMWEYKEQQEAEQIHGPFNTEQMQKYADEGRFSSGAFVRKVGAEDSRFYSAARIDFDLYL; this is encoded by the exons ATGTCCAAACGCACCGCATCGGAAGTGGCCGAAGAGGACAACTACCTGGACGATCTGGTAAGGGATCAGCAGAGCAATCGGCCGTCCACCAGCAAGCACACGCTCGACTCGGACGAAGAGGacagcggcgacgacgacgaggcTCA GTACAATGTCCTGGATGGAAATGATATCGAGGGCGAAGAGGACGGTATTTCCCGCGTTGACGACGAGGTGAAAATCACCCCGTTCAACATGAAAGAGGAAATGGAGGAAGGTCATTTCGATGCAGATGGACACTACTTGTGGAAGAAAGGGGCGGAGATCCGGGACAACTGGTTGGATAACATCGATTGGGTCAAAATTAAGAACGATCCAAACTATAAGGAGAAAAAGGAAGACGAGTTGAAAGGGTTGGCCGACTCTGATTCGGATGACGAAGAAGACGAGAAAGCCAAAGGATTTGATTCAGCGAAAACGTATGAAAACATTTTGGGCATGATGGAACCTAAGGAAACTATAAAGAAGGCTCTGCAGAGAATTGGTAAAAAGACAGCGAAACTGACGACGGCACAACGTTGGAAGATGAAAAAAGCTGGAACTTTGGATGACTCCAGTGAAAAGGTTACCCGCTTGACCGAACTCGCCAATGAGATTCTTACACGGGAGGGCAATATGGACATTTACGATGAAACCTACGAGATGATACAGAAAAAGGTAAATGATTCCAAATCGGTGCCGGCCAAGGATGAACTGGACATGTACGCGGATGACTTCGACAGTAAGGAACAAAGCAAACTAAAAGACGATGATCCGAAGGAGTCTTCTTCAAGTGATGCTCAGCCTTCCACATCCACCAGCAGTAATCAAGAGAGTGAAAAGAAAGACGTGCTTATGTGGGAGTACAAGGAACAACAGGAGGCAGAGCAAATACATGGTCCGTTCAATACGGAACAGATGCAAAAATACGCTGACGAAGGTCGGTTTAGTAGCGGAGCTTTTGTCAGGAAGGTAGGTGCTGAAGATTCAAGATTTTACTCTGCTGCCAGAATTGATTTCGATTTGTATTTGTAA